GGACGCATGCGGCGAATGGGGTCTAGTGGCGGTCAGTTCAAGACCGCCAAGTGGACAGGCAACTGGGTTGCGGCCAACGTTCCCAATCCGCCAACCAATTCCTCGTGGATCATGAAGGATAGCGAAGAGAATGTGCTCGTCGTCGGTTCGGCCGGCGTGCATCGGTACGCGGGAAACGGCGAGGAAAAGAAAGCCAACTTCCTGGGGTTCGACATTCCGCTGGGCGGGAAGAATGCGTTCACTCGTTTGGGTCCAGACGACGGTATCCCTTATTTATCTCCCTTTGCAGCAGCCATTGATCCGACCTCGAATCAGATTCTGGTCGCCAATCAAGGGAAGCTTTACCTTCTGAGACCAAAAGAAGATGGCAAATATGTCGTTCAACAAGAGACGGAACGTGAAGCGAAAGGATCGGTAATCGTTGGGCTTACTCCCAAAGTCGCAATCGTGGCGACCGAAGAAGGCGACCTCGAAATTCGCGATGGCCAAACCTTGGAATTGCTCAATACCATTCGGCCAACCGGCAATCTCTCGCCAGCAGCGGTGGAAACGAGCCTCGATGGCGAGAAGCTCGCGGTCTTATTCCACAGCGGTGATCTTTGGCGATACGATACCGGGGCAGGGCAGGGGAGGTGGACCGATTCCGACGCTTCAGCAGTTGCGTTCGACAAGGATCGCATCTTAATTGCTAATGCCAAGACGCATGTCCGGATCGAGAATCTTGAGACGGGTAAGATCGAGCAAGCGTACACCCCGATCGCCGATTCTTGGCGACTAGCCTACGATTGGATCATCGCCCCGATCTACTATGTGTTCCCCAAGCCGGGTGAACTTAACAAGCTGGTGAAGTACCTACTCACCGAGGAATCGAACAATGCCACATTCGCCGGATTGGAAAGTCTCGGAGATCTTCGCGAAGTCCAATCAACCGACGACATCTTTCAGCCGGTCATCCACAATGCGATCTTCATCGCCGTGATGCTGACAATTACTTGTGTGTATGTCAGCCGATTAGATCTGTAAGCGGAAGCTTAGCGAACACGGCACTGGAAGCGAATCACGCCACCTTCGGCCTTGTCCAGCGGGTTGGTGATTTCCCACCGCAGCACTTGGCTGCCTGCTTCGTTCGCTTGGGTCATGAACTGAGCATCGATGCTGCACTGAGCCGAGCCTTCGACATATTCCAGACGAGGTGTCAGGTTGTCGATGATCGTCACGTTGCCCATCTGCTGAGTACCCACGTTGTCGAACCGCAACGTGAACTCGACAATCTCGCCACTTTCAGCAGCTCCCTTGTCGGCTACCTTGATCACCCGCAAGCGAGGTTCGCCAGGGATTTCAGACCAGACAAACTCTTGTGGGTTCACACCTTCGGCAACTTCGGAAGCACGGCTGCCCTCGATGGTGACTTGAACGCGTTGGTTCTCTGTCCACACAACCGCGTTTTGCAAGCTGGCGGCCAAGCGAGCTTTCTCGCCTTGCTCGAAGATGCCGTAGCGAATGATGCCCAAGTTTTCGTATGGCTTGAATTCTTCGATGAAGCGAGCCAATCGTTGGTTGTTGTAGAGGTAGACACCAGCGATGTCTTCTTCCAAGGCATTGGCCGCTTTGCCACCAACTTGACCACGCAGCGCCAGCGGCTGAACGACACCTGCGGGTGTTCCGTTGTGCTGTTGATTATTCAACTTCAAGTCAGCATCAAGTCCGGAAAGCTGACGTCCCAAGATATCTTGATTCAAGCCGGTCACTTTACGCACAGCAGCGAATCGGGGAGAGTACACACAGACGCGGTTACTCGGGGTGACAATGCGCTTACCGTCGAGCGTATCGTAGTGGCCGATCGTGTCTTCAATATCAACACCATGGACACCGAAATCACCATCGATTTCGGCACGTAGATTTCGGTCGCCACCGTCATATAGATACTCGTCTTCCGGCCAGCAAGGTCCCGCCTGGAAAGGAACACCAGCAGCGCGACATGCTTGGCAACCACCTAACGTGTCGCCATGCATGCAGATCGAATTGGGGTGTTGGCAACCAGGACCACACGGCGGCATCATCTGACCACGTGGAAACGCGTAGCTGACTCGCTGTGTGGGAACCTGCATCTGAGCCGCAGCCGGTTGCGTTTGTACCGGCATTTCGGCCGACGTTCGCTGAATACCGGTTGGTGGGTAATAAGGACTTCCTCCAGCGGTGTTCACCGGCGTTTGAGGAGCCTGAAACGTTTGCCCTTGATAGCGCGGCTGGAAGCTCGTTTGGCCATTCAGTCCACTGTCGGGTACGGCTTGGCCTGTCGCCACGACCGGGGCCGAATCATATTCGTAAGCAGGGTAGGGCTGATTGAACGTCATCCCCGGCTCAGGCTGAACAGGACCTTGTTCTTTCTGCTTCGCTTGGCGATTGAGCGAACAGGCCGAGAACGCCGCGCTGCATGTAAGCAACAAGGTGCAGGAAACGATCTTTTGCAGAGCAAAGTTTGTTTTCATCGATCGTGGCTTCCGTCGTCTATCGCTGCGAAGGGTACATGGCTTGCGGAGGCATGTTCGTTGGTGGCGCTCCGTAGGGTGCCGCGTAAGGATATGGCTGAGCGGCTTGCGGAGGTACGGCATATTGCGGCATCATTGGCCGTTGGGCTTGCATCGGCACTTCTGCAGCAGGGGGCGGTCCCATGGGAACCACGACACCACCTTCCGGCGGAGCAGGCACATCGCCGAAAATCTGAATCGGTGGCGATTGGTAAGTGAACTCGCCCGGCAGGTCGTCGGCCGTCGGACGACGAGATCCAAGTCGGAGGATGGCAACGGGTCGACCAAGGGCATCTGCCGTGACGATCGGATCTTGTCCGGCTTCGACCTCAAACCAAGGCTGGTAACTCGGTTCATACTTCGTAGGAATCGCCGTTCGCGGATTCTCGAGATAGATGACCCGCGTCACAAACTTTCCTTCCAGGGCATACTGAAGTTCTTCCTGGGTTATCTGAATCGGAATCGGGAATTGCAGTTCCAAACCAGCGGGCGGATAAGTCCGATCGATCACTTCGACCGATGGAAACAACTCGGCACCGGGCTGAAAAGGAATCTGGGTGATCCGGAAGCGATAAACGGCACCAATCAAACATCCAAACGTTTGCGGGGCCGGCATATCATCGGTGAAGTTGCCGTCAATCACCGGGGCAATCTTGGTTCCTTCCGGCAAGACGAGCTTGACTGGCTGAACGTAACCGGGAATGCCGCGTCCTTTGATGTTTTGGAGTTGGCCGATCGCACCAGGTGCGAGTCGTTCCGTAAAGAGAGGCACCGCTCCAGATTGAGCTCGACCGACGTTTGTTGCGGCGAGCACCATGAGGGTGGCCAGTAGCCAGATGCTTCGTTGTATTTTTTGTTTCACGGCGATCTTCTTCCCTGAAGGTCTGCGTGAGATCGGGGGATGAAATAAGGTTGGCTTGGAATGTCCAGCTTAAACGCCTTCCAGGCCTGGTTGCCGCTCCATGGAAGTAGGGTCGCGGATGGTTCTCCGCGACCCTGCTCCATTGCCATGGAGATTGGTCAGGTCAGCTTTATCGGTGCAGGGCACCACTGACCGCTTTTGCTTAGTAGCTACCTTGTGGTGGAACCCACTGGT
The Blastopirellula marina genome window above contains:
- a CDS encoding DUF11 domain-containing protein, translated to MKTNFALQKIVSCTLLLTCSAAFSACSLNRQAKQKEQGPVQPEPGMTFNQPYPAYEYDSAPVVATGQAVPDSGLNGQTSFQPRYQGQTFQAPQTPVNTAGGSPYYPPTGIQRTSAEMPVQTQPAAAQMQVPTQRVSYAFPRGQMMPPCGPGCQHPNSICMHGDTLGGCQACRAAGVPFQAGPCWPEDEYLYDGGDRNLRAEIDGDFGVHGVDIEDTIGHYDTLDGKRIVTPSNRVCVYSPRFAAVRKVTGLNQDILGRQLSGLDADLKLNNQQHNGTPAGVVQPLALRGQVGGKAANALEEDIAGVYLYNNQRLARFIEEFKPYENLGIIRYGIFEQGEKARLAASLQNAVVWTENQRVQVTIEGSRASEVAEGVNPQEFVWSEIPGEPRLRVIKVADKGAAESGEIVEFTLRFDNVGTQQMGNVTIIDNLTPRLEYVEGSAQCSIDAQFMTQANEAGSQVLRWEITNPLDKAEGGVIRFQCRVR